One window of the bacterium (Candidatus Blackallbacteria) CG13_big_fil_rev_8_21_14_2_50_49_14 genome contains the following:
- a CDS encoding succinate dehydrogenase, with protein sequence MQNAENNTAKPNAIESILSIFDSTVGRKYIMGLSGLALVAFIVIHLAGNLTLFFGAEAFNSYVLKLESLGPLIRLAELGLMAVFVFHIIFAFSVTSQNRAARKSRYAVKGNAGKPSRKTMASQSMIYTGLVLLVFLVAHVWMFRFQTRVNPEQVIVHGAEVINLYKPVVAAFHNPVIAWAYTLVMLFLGSHLSHGFWSAFQSLGAYHPRYTPVIHGLGVLLAVLLAVGFLALPLWVCYMVPAAH encoded by the coding sequence ATGCAAAACGCAGAAAATAATACTGCCAAACCTAACGCAATTGAGTCTATCCTGTCTATTTTTGATTCAACCGTGGGTCGCAAATATATCATGGGTTTAAGTGGCCTGGCGCTGGTGGCATTTATTGTCATTCACCTCGCCGGCAATTTAACCCTTTTCTTTGGGGCTGAAGCCTTTAACAGTTATGTACTGAAGCTTGAAAGTCTGGGCCCCTTGATCCGTCTGGCCGAATTGGGCCTGATGGCTGTTTTCGTCTTTCATATTATCTTTGCCTTTAGTGTAACCTCTCAGAACCGCGCAGCCCGTAAGAGCCGCTATGCGGTGAAGGGGAACGCAGGGAAACCCAGCCGTAAAACAATGGCTTCACAAAGTATGATTTATACCGGACTTGTGCTGCTGGTGTTTTTGGTGGCGCATGTCTGGATGTTTCGTTTTCAGACCCGTGTCAATCCCGAACAGGTGATCGTGCATGGCGCAGAAGTGATCAACCTGTATAAACCTGTTGTGGCGGCTTTTCATAATCCTGTCATTGCCTGGGCTTATACCCTGGTGATGCTGTTTTTGGGCAGCCATCTCAGCCATGGTTTCTGGAGTGCTTTCCAGTCGCTGGGAGCCTATCATCCTCGTTATACGCCTGTGATTCATGGTCTCGGCGTTCTTCTGGCCGTACTCCTGGCTGTGGGCTTCCTGGCGTTGCCCCTCTGGGTTTGTTATATGGTTCCGGCCGCGCATTAA
- the sdhA gene encoding succinate dehydrogenase flavoprotein subunit (part of four member succinate dehydrogenase enzyme complex that forms a trimeric complex (trimer of tetramers); SdhA/B are the catalytic subcomplex and can exhibit succinate dehydrogenase activity in the absence of SdhC/D which are the membrane components and form cytochrome b556; SdhC binds ubiquinone; oxidizes succinate to fumarate while reducing ubiquinone to ubiquinol) produces MSKLNIQEGTPLQAHIPSGQVSDKWDSYKAGIKVVNPANKRKYTVLVIGTGLAGASAAATLAELGYNVKSFCISDSPRRAHSIAAQGGINAAKNYQNDGDSVWRLFYDTVKGGDFRAREANVYRLAQVSVSIIDQCVAQGVPFAREYGGMLSNRSFGGAQVSRTFYASGQTGQQLLLGAYGAMMRQVDAGKVELFTYREMLDLVVIDGAAKGVVMRNLKTGELESYAGDAVLLCTGGYGNVYFLSTNAMNSNATAAWRCHKRGAYFANPCFTQIHPTCIPVSGDYQSKLTLMSESLRNDGRVWVPKKAGDKRPPGEIPEDERDYYLERRYPSFGNLVPRDVASRNAKYVCDEGRGVGETGLAVYLDFAESIQRLGRKAVEDRYGNLFEMYERITGENPYEVPMKIYPAVHYTMGGLWVDYNLMTTIPGLFALGEANFSDHGANRLGASALMQGLADGYFVVPYTIGDYLAGKSPVKVDPEQHEAFKGVRAEIQGQIDKLLSIKGERTVMELYRELGLKMWDYVGMSRTEEGLTQVLQEIPKLREEFWQNVRIPGTADGWNKNLEFASRVADFLELGELMALDALHRQESCGGHFREEYQTEEGEAKRNDEAYSYAAAWEYSGNLSQPVLHKEALEFNDVKPSQRSYK; encoded by the coding sequence ATGAGTAAGCTGAATATTCAAGAGGGTACTCCCCTCCAGGCCCATATTCCCTCTGGTCAGGTATCAGATAAATGGGACAGCTATAAAGCCGGGATTAAAGTCGTCAATCCCGCCAATAAACGTAAATATACCGTGCTGGTGATTGGCACAGGTCTGGCCGGCGCTTCTGCGGCTGCCACCCTGGCTGAACTGGGGTATAACGTCAAGTCTTTCTGTATTTCAGACTCTCCCCGTCGCGCGCACAGTATTGCTGCCCAGGGCGGAATCAACGCTGCCAAAAACTATCAGAATGATGGGGACAGCGTTTGGCGTCTGTTTTATGACACCGTCAAGGGGGGCGATTTCCGCGCCCGTGAAGCCAATGTCTACCGTCTGGCCCAGGTCAGCGTCAGCATTATCGACCAGTGCGTAGCCCAAGGTGTGCCCTTTGCCCGTGAATACGGCGGCATGCTTTCGAATCGTTCGTTTGGGGGCGCACAGGTTTCGCGTACTTTCTATGCTTCTGGCCAAACAGGTCAGCAATTGCTGTTGGGAGCCTATGGCGCCATGATGCGTCAGGTCGATGCGGGTAAGGTTGAACTCTTCACCTACCGCGAAATGCTGGATTTGGTGGTAATTGACGGAGCCGCCAAAGGGGTGGTCATGCGCAACCTCAAAACCGGCGAATTGGAATCCTATGCGGGGGATGCCGTCTTGCTTTGCACTGGCGGATATGGCAATGTCTATTTCCTCTCTACCAACGCCATGAATTCCAATGCCACGGCTGCCTGGCGCTGCCACAAGCGCGGGGCTTATTTCGCCAATCCCTGCTTTACCCAGATTCACCCGACCTGTATCCCTGTTTCAGGCGATTACCAGTCCAAGTTGACGCTGATGAGCGAATCTCTGCGCAATGATGGCCGGGTCTGGGTGCCCAAAAAAGCGGGAGATAAACGTCCACCGGGAGAAATTCCTGAAGACGAACGCGATTATTATCTCGAACGCCGTTACCCCAGTTTCGGCAACCTTGTGCCCCGTGACGTGGCTTCCCGCAATGCTAAATATGTTTGCGATGAAGGCCGGGGCGTGGGTGAAACGGGTTTGGCAGTCTATCTCGACTTTGCCGAATCGATTCAGCGCTTGGGCCGCAAGGCCGTGGAAGATCGCTATGGCAATCTGTTTGAAATGTATGAGCGGATTACCGGTGAAAATCCCTATGAAGTGCCGATGAAGATTTATCCAGCCGTACACTATACCATGGGCGGTCTGTGGGTGGATTATAACCTGATGACCACCATTCCAGGCCTTTTTGCCCTGGGTGAAGCCAATTTCTCTGACCACGGTGCCAACCGTTTGGGCGCCAGCGCCCTGATGCAGGGTCTGGCAGATGGCTATTTCGTGGTGCCCTATACCATTGGCGATTATCTGGCCGGAAAATCCCCCGTCAAAGTCGATCCCGAACAGCACGAAGCCTTCAAAGGCGTGCGGGCTGAAATTCAGGGCCAAATCGATAAACTGCTCTCGATCAAAGGGGAACGCACCGTGATGGAGCTGTATCGCGAATTGGGTCTGAAAATGTGGGATTATGTCGGCATGTCACGCACTGAAGAAGGCTTGACCCAGGTCTTGCAAGAAATTCCCAAACTGCGTGAAGAATTTTGGCAGAATGTCAGAATTCCTGGCACGGCCGATGGCTGGAATAAAAACCTTGAGTTTGCCAGCCGGGTTGCAGATTTCTTGGAACTGGGCGAACTGATGGCACTGGATGCCCTGCACCGTCAAGAATCCTGCGGAGGCCATTTCCGCGAAGAATACCAGACCGAAGAAGGCGAAGCCAAGCGCAACGATGAAGCGTATAGCTATGCCGCTGCCTGGGAATATTCCGGAAATCTGAGCCAGCCGGTTCTGCACAAGGAAGCGCTGGAATTTAATGATGTTAAACCCTCTCAACGAAGCTATAAGTAA